From a region of the Pirellulales bacterium genome:
- a CDS encoding TetR/AcrR family transcriptional regulator: MAVAAEPNVKWAHPHTQARSEETLGRILDATEALLTRHPFEEISIGDIVRKSRSSVGAFYARFPDKDALLGCLYERFRQEQAELTDALFDPPRWQNQSLAAVLATAIPFLVQLHRDRQGLLRAFAAKACSDERFRQVWKQARDHAAKRLKELVAARTDEIAHPDPELAVEAGLSMVMCTVELKLQLGEIDDPAMDVLAQELVRALVAYTGIRNMAGVQ; encoded by the coding sequence ATGGCCGTCGCCGCCGAGCCGAACGTCAAATGGGCCCACCCACATACGCAAGCGCGCAGTGAAGAAACGCTCGGGCGGATACTGGATGCGACCGAGGCGCTGCTGACCCGGCACCCGTTCGAGGAAATCTCGATCGGCGATATCGTCCGCAAAAGCCGCTCGTCCGTGGGGGCGTTCTACGCCCGCTTTCCCGACAAGGACGCACTCTTGGGGTGCCTGTACGAGCGTTTCCGGCAAGAGCAGGCGGAATTGACCGACGCGCTGTTCGATCCGCCGCGGTGGCAGAACCAGTCGCTCGCGGCGGTCCTGGCCACAGCGATTCCGTTTCTCGTTCAGTTGCATCGCGACCGGCAGGGACTCTTGCGGGCCTTCGCGGCCAAGGCCTGTAGCGACGAGCGCTTTCGCCAGGTCTGGAAACAAGCCCGCGACCATGCCGCCAAACGACTCAAGGAATTGGTCGCCGCACGAACGGACGAGATCGCGCATCCTGATCCCGAATTGGCCGTCGAGGCGGGCCTGTCGATGGTGATGTGTACGGTCGAACTAAAATTGCAATTAGGTGAAATCGACGACCCAGCCATGGATGTGCTGGCGCAAGAACTGGTGCGAGCGCTCGTGGCTTATACGGGCATTCGTAACATGGCGGGCGTTCAGTAA
- a CDS encoding redoxin domain-containing protein, with amino-acid sequence MIANLRFRGAMVLVMLSCAWCSPVASGAEASDVLPKCLGQKSPDFRLPDASGQEHALADLQDARLVVVAFLGTECPLAKLYGPRLEHLAAQYAERGVRVLGIDANVQDTPDEVGAYAHEHGITFPLLVDRGNMIADKLGATRTPEVFLLDEKRVVRYQGRIDDQFGIGVQKAKPTRQDLATAIDELLAGGNVSQPELPAPGCFIGRVTRPAADAEITYSRQIARIFQRHCVECHREGEIGPFAMTSYAEVVGWGETIREVVDQGRMPPWFADPKHGKFVNDQRLSDEEKRQITQWVASGCPEGDPAEQPAPRTFVDGWNIPQPDVVFKMRAEPYQVPAEGVVDYQHYVIDPGFTEDKWSIASEARPGNHSVVHHILVFLHPPGQPLEIGRGSLLAAYAPGSPPRQVQKGMAKRIPAGSKIIMQVHYTPNGRPQQDLSSLGLVLCDAKDVKQEVESGWAVNFAIAIPPGMANYKSFSMHRFEDDRLLLILTPHMHMRGKSFRYEAWYPTGKREVLLDVPRWDFNWQIDYVLAEPKLMPKGTQLRCFATYDNSPSNPANPDPNKWVFFGEQSWDEMMMGWFTAATLPPSPQAGPTEVTGGQ; translated from the coding sequence ATGATTGCCAACTTGCGTTTCCGTGGTGCGATGGTCTTGGTCATGCTCTCCTGTGCCTGGTGTTCGCCGGTCGCGTCAGGAGCCGAAGCGTCGGACGTGCTGCCGAAGTGCCTTGGCCAGAAATCGCCTGATTTTCGCCTGCCCGATGCCAGCGGCCAGGAACATGCACTAGCCGATCTGCAGGACGCGCGCTTGGTTGTCGTGGCCTTCTTGGGCACCGAGTGTCCCCTGGCAAAACTGTACGGACCGCGCCTCGAACATTTAGCGGCTCAATACGCGGAACGTGGCGTACGTGTGCTGGGAATCGACGCCAACGTGCAAGACACCCCTGACGAGGTCGGGGCCTACGCACACGAGCATGGGATCACGTTTCCTCTGTTGGTCGATCGCGGCAACATGATTGCCGACAAGCTGGGCGCCACCCGCACTCCCGAGGTGTTCCTGTTGGACGAAAAACGCGTCGTGCGCTATCAAGGACGCATCGACGATCAATTCGGCATCGGCGTGCAAAAGGCCAAGCCCACACGGCAGGATCTAGCCACGGCCATCGACGAATTGCTGGCTGGCGGAAACGTGTCCCAGCCCGAGTTGCCGGCCCCAGGATGTTTTATTGGTCGCGTGACGCGTCCCGCGGCAGACGCCGAGATCACCTATTCGCGACAGATCGCGCGCATCTTCCAGCGGCACTGCGTGGAATGCCATCGCGAGGGCGAGATTGGCCCGTTCGCCATGACGAGCTATGCCGAGGTAGTCGGCTGGGGCGAAACCATCCGCGAGGTCGTTGACCAAGGACGCATGCCCCCCTGGTTCGCCGATCCCAAGCACGGGAAATTCGTCAACGATCAACGGCTCTCCGACGAAGAAAAACGGCAAATCACGCAGTGGGTCGCCTCGGGCTGTCCCGAGGGAGATCCTGCCGAGCAGCCTGCACCGCGCACGTTTGTCGACGGTTGGAACATTCCGCAGCCGGACGTGGTCTTCAAGATGCGCGCCGAACCGTATCAGGTTCCGGCCGAAGGCGTCGTGGATTACCAGCACTACGTCATCGATCCGGGATTCACCGAAGACAAATGGTCGATTGCCAGCGAAGCCCGGCCGGGCAACCATTCCGTGGTCCATCACATACTGGTGTTTTTGCACCCGCCGGGCCAGCCGCTCGAGATTGGCCGCGGCTCGCTGCTGGCGGCGTATGCTCCCGGCTCGCCTCCACGGCAAGTCCAGAAAGGCATGGCGAAACGGATTCCGGCCGGGTCGAAAATCATCATGCAAGTTCACTACACGCCCAACGGCCGCCCACAGCAGGATCTCAGCTCGCTGGGCCTGGTGCTGTGCGATGCCAAGGACGTGAAGCAGGAAGTCGAATCCGGTTGGGCCGTGAACTTTGCCATCGCCATACCACCCGGCATGGCGAACTACAAATCTTTCTCGATGCACCGATTCGAGGATGACCGGCTGCTGTTGATCCTCACGCCGCACATGCATATGCGCGGCAAATCGTTCCGTTACGAAGCATGGTATCCCACCGGCAAGCGCGAGGTGCTGTTGGATGTTCCCCGCTGGGACTTCAACTGGCAAATCGACTACGTGCTGGCCGAGCCGAAGTTGATGCCCAAGGGGACGCAGTTACGCTGCTTCGCGACGTACGATAATTCGCCGTCGAACCCGGCGAATCCCGACCCCAACAAATGGGTCTTCTTCGGCGAGCAGAGCTGGGACGAGATGATGATGGGTTGGTTCACCGCCGCCACATTACCCCCCAGCCCGCAGGCCGGCCCGACCGAAGTGACCGGCGGACAATAA
- a CDS encoding GNAT family N-acetyltransferase, translating into MQIQTVTEANFAEVLPLVAAYQQFYLAAPDAERNRRHFSRFLTDHSQGILFLARADDGAAVGMATLYFTNSSVRACVQCLMNDLYVAPSARGQGIGRALIEHCRQHAQQLGYDAIIWTTATSNATAQRLYDSLGATSSQWLHYRLPSVAS; encoded by the coding sequence ATGCAGATCCAAACCGTCACCGAGGCCAACTTTGCTGAAGTATTGCCGCTGGTGGCGGCCTATCAGCAGTTCTATCTCGCCGCGCCCGATGCCGAACGCAACCGCCGGCATTTCTCCCGATTTCTTACGGATCACTCGCAAGGAATCCTGTTCCTGGCCCGAGCCGACGATGGCGCCGCCGTCGGAATGGCGACCTTGTACTTCACCAACTCCTCGGTGCGGGCTTGCGTGCAATGTTTGATGAACGATCTTTACGTGGCGCCGAGCGCGCGAGGGCAAGGGATCGGCCGGGCGCTGATCGAGCACTGTCGGCAGCATGCCCAGCAGCTTGGCTACGACGCGATTATCTGGACCACGGCAACATCGAATGCCACGGCGCAGCGGTTGTACGACAGCCTAGGTGCCACCAGCAGCCAATGGCTGCACTATCGACTACCGTCGGTGGCTTCCTGA
- a CDS encoding DUF1501 domain-containing protein, translating into MSRLLKRLSDLSRSDRRRWMQLSAAGVLGGSMSGWLEALAAASNPAKRRGSCILLWMNGGPSQMDTFDLKPGTDNGGSFKDIDTTVSGVKISEHLPRLATHASDMAIIRSMTTKEGDHGRATTLVRTGYLPVGAIRYPTLGSLVAKELGHDDAELPNFVSIAPFRSLAPAAYGPGFLGPNYAPLVVGDGPSGGEGNSPVALKVENLALPDTVSPDSVDGRLSLLTAQNNRFIRERPAAAPHDVAYGRAVRLMRSAAAKAFELGEETDATRERYGKSKFGQGCLLARRLVERGVPFVEVTLSGVDNQVLGWDTHADNFETVKKLSGVLDPAWSALLDDLRAGGLLDSTMVVWMGEFGRTPKINPGGGRDHFPNAWSAVLAGGGIRGGQAIGRTSADGTTIEDRPVAVPDLLATICQALDIDPAKQNISNTGRPIGIVDSKAQPLAEIL; encoded by the coding sequence ATGAGCCGATTGTTGAAACGCCTGTCGGATCTATCGCGCAGCGATCGTCGCCGTTGGATGCAACTCTCGGCGGCCGGGGTGCTGGGCGGCTCAATGTCGGGCTGGCTGGAAGCGCTGGCCGCGGCCAGCAATCCTGCCAAGCGGCGCGGCAGCTGCATCCTGCTGTGGATGAACGGCGGACCGAGCCAGATGGATACCTTCGACCTGAAACCGGGCACGGACAACGGCGGCTCTTTCAAAGACATCGATACCACGGTGTCGGGCGTAAAGATCTCGGAACACTTGCCGCGCCTGGCGACGCATGCCTCGGACATGGCCATCATCCGCTCAATGACCACGAAGGAAGGGGACCACGGCCGTGCGACCACGCTGGTGCGCACGGGCTATCTGCCGGTGGGTGCGATTCGCTATCCCACGCTGGGATCGCTGGTGGCCAAGGAGTTGGGGCACGACGATGCCGAACTGCCGAACTTTGTCAGCATCGCGCCTTTCAGATCGCTTGCGCCGGCCGCTTACGGGCCAGGTTTTTTAGGTCCGAACTACGCGCCATTGGTGGTTGGCGACGGCCCTAGTGGCGGCGAGGGCAACAGCCCGGTGGCGCTGAAGGTAGAAAACCTCGCGCTGCCGGACACAGTTAGCCCGGATTCGGTCGACGGCCGGTTGTCGTTATTAACGGCGCAGAATAACCGCTTCATCCGCGAGCGCCCGGCCGCGGCCCCGCATGACGTGGCTTACGGGCGGGCGGTGCGTTTGATGCGCAGCGCCGCTGCCAAGGCTTTCGAACTCGGCGAAGAGACCGATGCCACCCGCGAGCGGTACGGCAAAAGCAAATTCGGTCAGGGTTGCCTGCTGGCCCGTCGATTGGTCGAGCGGGGCGTCCCGTTTGTCGAGGTCACGCTCAGCGGCGTCGACAACCAGGTACTTGGTTGGGACACGCACGCCGATAATTTCGAGACCGTGAAGAAACTCAGCGGAGTGCTTGATCCGGCCTGGTCAGCTCTCTTGGACGACCTGCGCGCTGGCGGCTTGCTCGACAGCACCATGGTCGTGTGGATGGGGGAATTCGGCCGTACCCCCAAGATCAATCCTGGCGGCGGGCGAGATCACTTTCCAAATGCTTGGAGCGCTGTGCTTGCAGGCGGCGGCATCCGCGGCGGCCAGGCCATCGGCCGCACGAGCGCCGATGGCACCACGATCGAAGACCGCCCGGTCGCCGTGCCCGACCTGTTGGCCACGATTTGCCAGGCTCTGGACATCGATCCGGCAAAGCAGAACATCTCGAACACGGGCCGGCCGATCGGTATTGTCGATAGCAAGGCCCAGCCGCTGGCGGAGATTCTTTAG
- a CDS encoding DUF1549 domain-containing protein: protein MAFLWQGPQTRFRVGRYVSRFVAVRGRGRFLALTFLCIGVYGWCLNPLHGLAEAPAALPAVQPPAATALAAPNHARAREMTAQIDQALAEAWLAAGIEPTIASDDAEFMRRIYLDLAGKIPSVAQSREFLSDTGANKRERLVDQLLASAICASHFANTWRDTLLLGTNPELRVSLPELESWLRLRFTANTPYNQLVAELVSSSSALPTRRGQPLAGTIPSPIAFFQANERKPESIAASLSSVFLGVQVECAQCHDHPFAKWKQEDFWSLAAFFRGLDGPTADNMMMVSLSDSFDRGGLKIPGTEMVALPKFLDGSVPTWRAEIGNRTALAQWMTHPQNPFFARAAVNRVWEQFFGKSLSAPADSVEAPDPRRAQLVEQLAEQFVATRFDLKQLMRGIALSRAYQLSSKVPTTDTDLTAQFACMPVRRMTADQLFDSLVQATGFYEAPPPRNAQPFQADSVRVDFRNKFAAEGRQRSENQTTIVQALTLMNGKLVGDATSVDRSKTLTAIRKIPFVDAKDRVDMLFLATLCRMPHDDETAEFLAYVKAGDQDGRLADVLWVLLNSAEFVSNH, encoded by the coding sequence ATGGCGTTCTTATGGCAGGGCCCACAGACCCGATTCCGGGTCGGCCGTTATGTTTCAAGATTTGTGGCGGTGCGCGGCCGCGGCCGATTCCTCGCACTGACATTTCTATGCATCGGCGTGTACGGCTGGTGCTTAAATCCGCTGCATGGTCTGGCCGAGGCACCGGCAGCACTGCCTGCTGTTCAGCCGCCGGCGGCGACGGCTTTGGCCGCGCCCAATCATGCCCGCGCGCGAGAGATGACGGCGCAAATCGACCAGGCACTGGCCGAGGCGTGGTTGGCGGCGGGCATCGAACCGACGATTGCGTCGGACGACGCCGAGTTCATGCGACGTATCTACCTGGACCTGGCCGGCAAGATTCCTTCCGTCGCGCAGTCCAGAGAGTTTCTGTCCGATACAGGGGCCAATAAGCGCGAGCGGCTTGTCGACCAACTATTGGCGAGCGCGATCTGCGCATCCCACTTCGCCAACACCTGGCGAGATACTTTGCTGTTGGGGACGAATCCCGAGTTGCGTGTTTCGTTACCCGAGCTGGAGTCGTGGCTGCGACTGCGTTTCACCGCCAACACGCCTTACAACCAACTGGTGGCAGAGTTGGTATCCAGCAGCAGCGCCCTGCCCACGCGCCGCGGGCAACCATTGGCCGGGACCATTCCCAGTCCGATTGCCTTCTTCCAGGCGAACGAACGCAAGCCAGAAAGCATCGCCGCCAGCCTATCGAGCGTTTTCCTGGGCGTGCAGGTCGAATGTGCCCAGTGCCACGACCATCCCTTCGCCAAATGGAAGCAAGAAGATTTCTGGTCGCTGGCGGCGTTCTTTCGCGGCCTGGATGGGCCGACTGCCGACAACATGATGATGGTGTCGCTGTCCGACAGTTTCGATCGGGGCGGATTGAAAATCCCCGGTACCGAGATGGTGGCGCTGCCAAAGTTTTTGGACGGGTCCGTTCCCACGTGGCGGGCCGAGATTGGCAATCGGACGGCGCTCGCCCAATGGATGACGCACCCGCAAAATCCGTTTTTTGCCCGCGCGGCCGTGAACCGCGTCTGGGAGCAGTTTTTCGGCAAGAGCCTTTCCGCACCAGCTGACTCCGTGGAAGCGCCTGACCCGCGCCGCGCCCAGTTGGTGGAGCAGTTGGCCGAGCAATTTGTTGCCACGCGGTTTGATCTCAAGCAGTTGATGCGCGGCATTGCCCTGTCGCGCGCCTATCAGTTGTCGAGCAAGGTTCCGACGACCGACACGGACCTAACCGCTCAATTCGCCTGCATGCCTGTGCGCCGCATGACGGCCGATCAGCTATTCGACAGCCTGGTGCAGGCGACCGGCTTTTACGAAGCGCCGCCGCCGCGCAACGCGCAGCCGTTTCAGGCCGATTCGGTGCGGGTTGATTTTCGCAACAAGTTTGCCGCCGAGGGGCGCCAGCGCAGTGAAAATCAAACCACGATCGTGCAAGCCCTGACGCTGATGAACGGCAAGCTGGTGGGAGATGCGACCAGCGTCGACCGTAGCAAGACATTGACCGCGATCCGCAAGATCCCCTTCGTCGACGCCAAAGATCGCGTGGACATGTTGTTTTTAGCGACACTTTGTCGCATGCCCCACGATGACGAAACGGCCGAATTCCTGGCCTACGTCAAAGCCGGCGATCAAGACGGCCGCTTGGCCGATGTCCTGTGGGTGCTTTTGAATAGTGCCGAGTTCGTGTCCAACCATTAA
- a CDS encoding sigma-70 family RNA polymerase sigma factor, producing MPATPSEQATRIVNELAAGDHRAAEELMPLVYDEFRELAGAYLRQETKAHTLQPTALVHEAYLRLIDQTRVNWQGRTHFFAVGAQAMRRILVDHARARHRDKRGGGWHRIALDEHLMVSPDHDADILAVDEAIDKLNAIDGRQARIVELRFFGGLTVEEVAQVLGVSKRTVENEWKIIRAWMRRELAGESVP from the coding sequence ATGCCCGCCACTCCGTCTGAACAAGCAACTCGGATTGTCAACGAACTCGCCGCGGGAGATCACCGCGCCGCCGAGGAGCTGATGCCGCTGGTTTACGACGAGTTTCGCGAATTGGCGGGCGCGTATTTGCGCCAAGAGACAAAGGCCCACACGCTGCAGCCGACGGCACTGGTACACGAGGCATATTTGCGGCTGATCGACCAGACGCGGGTCAACTGGCAAGGGCGCACGCATTTCTTCGCCGTCGGCGCGCAGGCCATGCGTCGCATACTGGTCGACCATGCCCGTGCCAGGCACCGCGACAAACGAGGCGGCGGCTGGCATCGTATCGCGCTAGACGAGCATCTGATGGTCTCACCCGACCACGATGCCGATATACTGGCCGTCGACGAGGCGATCGATAAGCTGAACGCCATCGACGGCCGGCAGGCGCGGATCGTTGAGCTGCGTTTCTTCGGAGGTTTGACGGTCGAAGAGGTGGCCCAGGTTCTCGGCGTCTCGAAGCGCACCGTCGAAAACGAGTGGAAAATCATCCGCGCCTGGATGAGACGAGAACTCGCCGGGGAATCCGTGCCGTGA